A stretch of the Thalassotalea euphylliae genome encodes the following:
- a CDS encoding TIGR02391 family protein, translated as MTAIPKLDPNVLESISKVLAETETGFTGAELAKLLSETNIQDIDSVNTKWKRLNAALSHKQKLDRCANNVVAFIQHSLNPARHYNNSEWFNDTRFKVNQILSFSGLNIGENGKVVSIKRSNTISEAASRASKLKERLVVRNVHPDVLLYCKEELLVDNYFHAVFEATKSVADKIRNKTGLKSDGASLVDEAFSFKQIPHLALNNLETESEHSEQKGFMNLLKGLFGTFRNTTAHAPKIAWCIEEVDALDILSLVSLVHRRLDKAVEARKMYEGKI; from the coding sequence GTGACTGCAATTCCAAAACTAGACCCTAATGTCTTAGAGTCAATTTCTAAAGTACTTGCTGAGACAGAAACAGGTTTTACAGGTGCTGAATTAGCTAAATTATTATCCGAAACAAATATTCAAGATATTGATTCAGTTAACACTAAATGGAAAAGACTAAACGCCGCTTTATCACACAAACAGAAGCTAGATCGTTGCGCGAATAATGTAGTCGCGTTCATTCAACATTCTTTGAACCCAGCTCGTCATTATAATAATTCAGAATGGTTCAACGATACACGCTTTAAAGTAAATCAAATATTAAGCTTTTCAGGTTTAAATATTGGAGAAAACGGAAAGGTAGTATCGATAAAACGTTCTAACACCATTTCTGAAGCTGCTTCACGTGCTAGCAAATTAAAAGAGCGTTTGGTTGTTCGTAATGTTCATCCTGATGTGCTTCTTTATTGTAAAGAAGAGTTGCTTGTCGATAATTACTTTCACGCAGTATTTGAAGCAACCAAAAGTGTTGCCGATAAAATTCGCAATAAAACAGGCTTAAAATCTGATGGTGCTAGTTTAGTTGATGAAGCATTTTCCTTTAAACAAATACCTCACTTAGCATTAAACAACTTGGAAACAGAAAGTGAACACAGCGAACAAAAAGGATTTATGAATTTACTAAAAGGGTTATTTGGTACTTTCAGAAATACTACTGCTCACGCACCCAAGATTGCGTGGTGTATCGAAGAAGTAGATGCTTTGGATATATTATCCTTAGTTTCTTTAGTACACCGCAGGCTAGATAAAGCAGTAGAAGCTCGTAAAATGTACGAAGGGAAAATATAA
- a CDS encoding DUF3565 domain-containing protein yields the protein MQQPIVGYHQDEDLHWVARLACGHNQHVRHQPPWTVREWVTTEQGRASKLGFSLFCVKCVEQAPRDW from the coding sequence ATGCAACAACCGATTGTTGGTTATCATCAAGACGAAGACCTGCACTGGGTGGCACGATTAGCCTGTGGTCATAATCAACATGTTCGTCATCAGCCGCCGTGGACCGTTCGTGAATGGGTAACGACAGAACAAGGGCGAGCAAGCAAATTAGGGTTTTCCCTGTTTTGTGTGAAATGTGTCGAACAAGCACCTCGTGATTGGTGA
- a CDS encoding DUF5062 family protein, with amino-acid sequence MKKIKHEKELLKKALTVGETYAKKRGYQQFSASDSHDVKIECIYRLLVNDKLVIPLPAQDENLLNIKKRLVKWIMNQLPDNHPLLQ; translated from the coding sequence ATGAAAAAAATTAAACATGAGAAAGAGTTGCTAAAAAAAGCACTAACGGTAGGCGAAACATACGCGAAAAAGCGCGGCTATCAGCAATTTAGTGCATCTGACTCTCACGATGTCAAAATAGAGTGTATTTATCGGCTTTTGGTCAATGACAAGTTAGTTATTCCATTGCCTGCACAAGATGAAAACTTACTTAACATTAAGAAACGCTTAGTGAAATGGATAATGAATCAATTGCCGGATAACCATCCGCTGCTGCAATAA